One stretch of Pyxidicoccus trucidator DNA includes these proteins:
- the tsaD gene encoding tRNA (adenosine(37)-N6)-threonylcarbamoyltransferase complex transferase subunit TsaD: MLVLGLETSCDETAAAVVADGRRVLSDVVSTQVDIHRRWGGVVPELASRNHIVQVMPVIHEALTRAEKTLDDVDLIAVTSGPGLIGALLVGLQVAKGLSLATGKPFVGANHLEGHLLAIRLIEDAPEPPFLGLVVSGGHTSLYDVQAYGSYKLVGSTRDDAAGEAYDKTARILGLPYPGGLPIDQLAQKGNPEAIRFPRALPGDNFDVSFSGLKTAVLHHVQKHGVPEGQALSDLCASFQEAVADVLSKKLVAAARRLGHKNLVLCGGVAANSRLRALCKARAEDRGLNMFLPPVRLCTDNGAMIAVAGYEAYRRGLRGDFRLAADPAWRM, translated from the coding sequence TTGCTCGTCCTCGGACTGGAAACCTCCTGTGATGAGACCGCCGCCGCCGTCGTCGCCGACGGTCGCCGCGTGCTGTCCGACGTCGTGTCCACCCAGGTGGACATCCACCGGCGCTGGGGCGGAGTGGTGCCGGAATTGGCCAGCCGCAACCACATCGTCCAGGTGATGCCCGTCATCCACGAGGCCCTCACCCGCGCGGAGAAGACGCTCGACGACGTGGACCTCATCGCCGTCACCTCCGGGCCGGGCCTCATCGGCGCCCTGCTGGTGGGGTTGCAGGTGGCCAAGGGGCTGAGCCTCGCCACCGGCAAGCCCTTCGTCGGCGCCAACCACCTGGAGGGCCATCTGCTGGCCATCCGGCTCATCGAGGATGCCCCCGAGCCGCCGTTCCTCGGGCTCGTCGTCTCCGGCGGCCACACCAGCCTCTACGACGTGCAGGCCTATGGCAGCTACAAGCTGGTGGGCAGCACCCGCGACGACGCGGCCGGCGAGGCGTACGACAAGACGGCGCGCATCCTCGGGCTGCCGTACCCGGGCGGGCTGCCCATCGACCAACTCGCGCAGAAGGGAAACCCGGAGGCCATCCGCTTCCCGCGCGCGCTGCCCGGCGACAACTTCGACGTCTCCTTCTCCGGCCTGAAGACGGCGGTGCTGCACCACGTGCAGAAGCACGGCGTGCCCGAGGGGCAGGCGCTGTCGGACTTGTGCGCGTCCTTCCAGGAGGCGGTGGCGGACGTGCTGTCGAAGAAGCTGGTGGCCGCCGCCCGCCGGCTGGGCCACAAGAACCTGGTGCTGTGTGGAGGCGTGGCGGCCAACTCACGGCTGCGCGCGCTGTGCAAGGCGCGGGCGGAGGACCGGGGGCTGAACATGTTCCTGCCGCCGGTGCGGTTGTGCACGGACAATGGGGCGATGATCGCGGTGGCGGGGTATGAGGCGTACCGCCGCGGCCTGCGCGGAGACTTCCGCCTGGCGGCGGACCCCGCCTGGCGCATGTAG
- the rsmA gene encoding 16S rRNA (adenine(1518)-N(6)/adenine(1519)-N(6))-dimethyltransferase RsmA, which yields MESPREILRRHGLRPKHSWGQNFLGDEEALEAIADAVNLREGEPVVELGPGLGHLTRFLAATGARVTAVERDRDMLTVLEKEAIPGVHVVAGNAATVDFAEVAGAPDVAVVGNLPYHLSSQILFRVLEQRSRVSRAVFTLQKEVVERLAAEPGNRDYGLLTVLLGLHFDAENILTLESWRFHPPPKVDSAVLRLTRRKAPRAPIIDEARFTRVVKASFAHRRKTLLNSIKSDPTLGSPEVLVAAMQAAGVDPQRRAETLAPEEFAAIERALGPVVAPVPALKLEE from the coding sequence GTGGAATCGCCGCGAGAAATCCTCAGACGTCATGGCCTGCGCCCCAAGCACAGCTGGGGGCAGAACTTCCTCGGTGACGAGGAGGCCCTGGAGGCCATCGCCGACGCGGTGAACCTGCGCGAGGGCGAGCCGGTGGTGGAATTGGGCCCCGGCCTGGGCCACCTCACGCGCTTCCTCGCCGCCACCGGCGCCCGTGTCACCGCCGTGGAGCGGGACCGCGACATGCTGACGGTGCTGGAGAAGGAGGCCATCCCCGGCGTGCACGTGGTGGCCGGCAACGCCGCCACGGTGGACTTCGCCGAGGTGGCCGGTGCGCCCGACGTGGCCGTGGTGGGCAACCTCCCGTACCACCTGTCCAGCCAGATTCTCTTCCGCGTGCTGGAGCAGCGCTCCCGCGTCTCGCGCGCCGTCTTCACGCTCCAGAAGGAAGTGGTGGAGCGGCTCGCCGCGGAGCCCGGCAACCGGGACTACGGCCTGCTCACCGTGCTGCTCGGCCTGCACTTCGACGCGGAGAACATCCTCACGCTGGAGTCCTGGCGCTTCCACCCGCCGCCGAAGGTGGACTCCGCCGTGCTGCGCCTCACGCGTCGCAAGGCCCCGCGCGCGCCCATCATCGACGAGGCCCGCTTCACCCGCGTGGTGAAGGCGTCCTTCGCCCACCGGCGCAAGACGCTGCTCAACTCCATCAAGTCGGACCCCACGCTGGGCTCGCCGGAGGTGCTCGTCGCCGCGATGCAGGCCGCGGGTGTGGACCCCCAGCGCCGCGCGGAGACGCTCGCGCCCGAGGAGTTCGCCGCGATTGAGCGCGCGCTCGGCCCGGTGGTGGCGCCCGTCCCCGCTCTGAAGCTGGAGGAGTAG